The Flavobacterium piscisymbiosum genome includes a region encoding these proteins:
- a CDS encoding type IV toxin-antitoxin system AbiEi family antitoxin domain-containing protein — protein MLDILKEYKRPNDKISELIKNGDIISLKKGLYVNATKNGVSGTEPFLIANHLWGPSYVSLESALSYWGLIPERVYETSSMTIKLSKKYKTPAGRYTYRTTPWPYYSFGIKSIELSDGQTALIASPEKALCDKIITTSRLVLRGTAQTLNFLTDDLRIEPESLRKLNLKVIRSWTKDAPKKQSLLMLIKTLERL, from the coding sequence ATGCTAGATATACTAAAAGAATACAAAAGGCCAAATGATAAAATCAGCGAGCTGATAAAAAATGGCGACATAATTTCTTTGAAAAAAGGACTATATGTAAACGCTACAAAAAATGGAGTTTCAGGAACGGAACCATTTCTGATTGCAAACCACTTATGGGGGCCCAGTTACGTATCATTGGAATCAGCTTTGTCCTACTGGGGACTGATTCCGGAACGTGTATATGAAACAAGCTCGATGACAATAAAGCTTTCAAAAAAATATAAAACTCCCGCAGGCCGATACACATATCGCACAACACCTTGGCCGTATTACAGTTTTGGTATAAAAAGCATTGAACTTTCTGACGGCCAGACTGCACTTATCGCATCGCCGGAGAAAGCATTGTGTGACAAAATCATCACAACTTCGCGCCTAGTTCTTCGCGGAACTGCACAGACATTAAATTTCTTGACTGATGATCTTCGCATTGAACCCGAAAGTCTACGGAAGCTTAATCTCAAAGTCATACGCTCCTGGACTAAAGATGCACCAAAAAAACAAAGTTTACTAATGCTTATTAAAACACTAGAGAGATTATGA
- a CDS encoding site-specific integrase produces MLKTIFLLKSGRVNRDGESSIILRLSYKNKIITIASGKFISKERWIQTNHLKNTLKAEKEKVIKSSLDLTQLNAEKKFTELFRIDPEVDLELLKAELTGKVKIDQPEGPTIIEIMDTYNLFFTKRVNSGERAPASLQKYKRAKDLLLDFITSTYKKEDMPASEISSSFVFKLEQFLKYESSFKEQTGIKNNSVVKYMKMYKTACNYAIKMDLIIKNPFNIYDGRLSVKDAVFLTQLELNTIENKIFSTPRLEKVKDIFLFSCYTGYAPVDALELTERNLSEDSTGNLWIMTSRAKTAIRANVPVLPTVENIISKYKNQQKGLIPKISNQKMNAYLKEIADVCGINKHLTWYVARHTFATTVTLGNGVRLENVSAMMGHTNTKQTQHYAKVLDVNIMEDMEKLKSKFK; encoded by the coding sequence ATGTTAAAAACAATTTTTCTGCTAAAATCTGGCAGAGTTAATCGGGACGGAGAAAGCTCCATTATTCTAAGACTTTCTTATAAAAACAAAATAATTACAATCGCCTCGGGAAAATTCATCTCGAAAGAAAGATGGATTCAGACAAATCACTTGAAAAATACATTGAAGGCGGAAAAAGAGAAGGTAATTAAAAGCTCTCTTGATCTTACGCAGCTTAATGCCGAAAAAAAGTTTACTGAACTCTTCAGGATTGACCCTGAAGTTGACTTGGAATTATTAAAAGCTGAACTCACAGGAAAAGTAAAAATAGACCAGCCTGAAGGCCCAACCATAATTGAGATTATGGACACTTACAACTTATTTTTTACTAAAAGAGTTAACTCAGGAGAGCGCGCACCGGCTTCACTGCAGAAGTACAAAAGAGCGAAGGATTTACTTTTGGATTTCATCACCAGTACCTACAAAAAGGAAGATATGCCCGCATCTGAAATCTCAAGCTCCTTTGTCTTTAAACTGGAGCAGTTCCTTAAATACGAGAGCAGTTTCAAAGAGCAGACAGGCATCAAAAACAATTCGGTGGTAAAATATATGAAAATGTATAAAACTGCATGCAATTACGCCATTAAGATGGATTTGATCATAAAAAATCCATTCAATATTTATGACGGCAGATTAAGCGTAAAAGATGCCGTTTTCCTAACCCAGCTGGAACTGAATACAATTGAGAATAAAATATTCTCAACTCCGCGTCTGGAAAAGGTTAAAGATATATTTCTTTTTAGCTGCTATACTGGCTACGCCCCTGTCGATGCCTTGGAGCTGACCGAGAGAAACTTATCTGAAGATTCAACTGGAAATTTATGGATTATGACCAGCAGAGCAAAAACTGCTATTAGAGCTAATGTTCCGGTACTCCCTACCGTTGAGAATATCATTTCTAAATACAAAAACCAGCAGAAAGGTCTTATCCCGAAAATTTCCAATCAGAAAATGAATGCTTATCTTAAGGAAATAGCTGATGTATGCGGCATAAATAAACACCTTACTTGGTATGTTGCCAGACACACTTTTGCCACCACTGTAACTTTAGGAAACGGAGTAAGACTGGAAAATGTATCTGCGATGATGGGTCATACCAATACCAAGCAGACACAGCATTATGCAAAGGTTTTAGATGTAAACATAATGGAAGACATGGAAAAACTCAAATCTAAATTTAAGTGA
- a CDS encoding acyl-CoA thioesterase — translation MGTLEERIKKSETHIFKAVFPSTTNHYDTLFGGTALHLMDEVAFICATRFSRKKVVTISTGQIDFKKAIPAGTLIELVAKVDSVGRTSCKIHVDIFMEQMYSELRETVVSGTFSFVAVDENKKPTPILDDLD, via the coding sequence ATGGGAACATTAGAAGAAAGAATTAAGAAATCTGAGACACACATATTCAAAGCGGTTTTCCCGAGTACTACGAACCATTATGACACATTATTTGGAGGAACTGCACTTCATCTTATGGACGAAGTGGCTTTTATTTGTGCCACGCGTTTTAGCCGCAAAAAAGTAGTAACGATATCAACTGGCCAAATTGACTTTAAAAAAGCAATTCCGGCAGGAACTTTAATCGAATTAGTGGCAAAAGTGGATAGCGTTGGAAGAACAAGCTGCAAAATTCATGTTGATATTTTTATGGAACAAATGTATTCAGAACTTCGCGAAACGGTTGTTTCAGGAACTTTTTCATTTGTTGCCGTGGATGAAAACAAAAAACCAACACCAATTTTAGACGACTTAGACTAA
- the ribB gene encoding 3,4-dihydroxy-2-butanone-4-phosphate synthase codes for MSTTKIQLNTIEEAIEDIRQGKVIIVVDDEDRENEGDFLAAAEKVTPEMINFMATHGRGLICAPLTESRCKELDLRPMVTNNTDHMETAFTVSVDLKGHGVTTGISAADRSKTVLALTDANVKPHELARPGHIFPLVAKQGGVLRRTGHTEAAIDFARLAGFKSAGVICEILNEDGTMSRLPELVKVAKKFDLKLVSIEDLVAYRMQHDSLIVKKEDFDIETRFGTFRLRAYEQTTNKQIHIALTKGTWNLGEPILTRIHSSQVNNDLLGTLTNNAEQQLDGMFKVINENGKGAVIFINQDMQAVNLLSRISELKALQAEGTMKAPKVVIDSKDYGIGAQILHDIDISKIRLVSNTEQTKRVGMIGYGLEITEYVSY; via the coding sequence ATGTCAACAACAAAAATACAACTGAATACCATTGAAGAAGCTATAGAAGATATTCGTCAAGGTAAAGTAATCATTGTAGTCGATGATGAAGATCGTGAAAACGAAGGTGATTTTTTGGCTGCAGCCGAAAAAGTAACACCAGAAATGATCAATTTTATGGCTACTCACGGACGTGGATTAATCTGTGCTCCATTAACTGAAAGCCGTTGTAAGGAATTGGATTTAAGACCAATGGTTACCAATAATACAGATCATATGGAAACTGCTTTTACGGTTTCGGTAGATTTAAAAGGACATGGAGTAACAACAGGAATTTCTGCTGCTGACAGATCTAAAACAGTATTAGCATTAACAGATGCAAATGTAAAACCTCACGAATTAGCAAGACCTGGACACATTTTTCCTTTGGTAGCAAAACAAGGTGGTGTATTAAGAAGAACTGGTCATACAGAAGCGGCTATTGATTTTGCAAGATTGGCCGGATTTAAATCTGCTGGTGTGATTTGCGAAATTCTAAATGAAGACGGAACAATGTCGCGCTTGCCTGAATTGGTAAAAGTGGCTAAGAAATTTGATTTAAAATTAGTTTCGATTGAGGATTTAGTTGCCTACAGAATGCAACACGATAGCCTTATCGTTAAAAAAGAAGATTTTGATATCGAAACCCGTTTTGGAACTTTTAGACTAAGAGCTTACGAACAAACGACAAATAAACAAATTCATATTGCCTTAACAAAAGGAACCTGGAATCTTGGAGAACCTATCTTAACCAGAATTCACTCTTCGCAGGTAAATAATGATTTATTAGGAACTTTAACAAACAATGCTGAGCAACAATTAGACGGCATGTTTAAAGTTATTAACGAAAACGGAAAAGGAGCTGTAATCTTTATTAATCAGGATATGCAGGCAGTAAACTTATTAAGCCGTATCTCTGAACTTAAGGCTTTACAGGCAGAAGGAACGATGAAAGCACCAAAAGTAGTCATTGACAGCAAAGATTACGGGATTGGAGCTCAAATTCTGCATGATATTGATATTTCTAAAATTAGACTGGTATCAAACACAGAGCAAACAAAACGAGTAGGAATGATTGGATATGGTCTTGAGATCACAGAATACGTAAGCTACTAA
- a CDS encoding LolA family protein, with product MKTKIQEIQNNSITKMTKKCFQMAVILLLSFTSIQAQDKKAKDLLNEVTAKIKSYDNIVIDFKYSLNNAKENINQDSKGNVTMKSNQYVLNFMGVTKIFDGQKTYTIVPEDEEVTVSKVNEKDDAAITPSKMLTFFNSGYKYNMDIVQNVKGRKIQYIKLAPTSAKDQRKEILLGIDVQTKHIYNLIETGKNGTKTTLTVNSFKTNQPLSKNQFTFVASKYPKYYINKLD from the coding sequence ATGAAAACAAAAATTCAGGAAATCCAAAACAATTCTATTACTAAGATGACTAAAAAGTGCTTTCAAATGGCAGTTATATTGCTTTTGAGCTTCACTTCTATTCAGGCTCAGGATAAAAAGGCCAAAGATTTATTGAACGAAGTAACTGCCAAAATAAAGAGTTACGACAATATTGTTATTGATTTTAAATATTCTTTGAATAACGCCAAAGAAAACATCAACCAGGACAGCAAAGGAAACGTAACCATGAAAAGCAATCAATATGTATTGAACTTTATGGGTGTGACTAAAATATTTGACGGACAAAAAACATACACAATTGTTCCTGAAGACGAAGAAGTTACAGTTTCTAAAGTAAACGAAAAAGACGATGCTGCCATTACACCTTCAAAAATGCTTACGTTTTTTAATTCCGGATACAAATACAATATGGATATTGTGCAAAATGTAAAAGGAAGAAAAATTCAATACATTAAATTAGCGCCTACAAGTGCAAAAGATCAAAGAAAAGAAATCCTTTTAGGTATTGATGTTCAGACAAAACACATCTATAATTTAATTGAAACTGGTAAAAATGGAACAAAAACCACTTTAACCGTTAATTCTTTTAAAACCAATCAGCCTTTATCAAAAAATCAATTTACATTTGTAGCGAGCAAATATCCAAAATACTACATCAACAAATTAGATTAA
- a CDS encoding DNA translocase FtsK, which yields MAKTTKKETVDKKNAPKTENLKSWRPNKQQRFVLGCLLVLFSIALLVAFISFYVNGQWQTDQSAVSELGDRSEVVQNWLGKFGAYMADLIVYRGFGLASFVLVRLFFLTGLFLALEMSTKRLKSIWFWDLFAIIVVSVLFGFFATSAPELGGTIGYELNLFLQDYIGKTGTLLSLLFGLIIYLIFKIKLSPEKIQSYFDSTKKEFKSELGSLKPQQAESAYNLEEFAIEEDPELDNIHLKTEDTQFEINKEALKPTINHSSEIDLNPVVKPLQMDIKPATVAPVVHTEEFVVEKPEEEDIIEENLASRLVADFGLFDPTLDLSNYKFPTIDLLKEYSTGGITINQEELEENKNKIVDTLRNYKIEIAQIKATVGPSVTLYEIVPEAGIRISKIKSLEDDIALSLSALGIRIIAPIPGKGTIGIEVPNKNPTMVSMKSVIGSAKFQEAEMELPIALGKTISNETFVVDLAKMPHLLMAGATGQGKSVGLNAVLTSLLYKKHPAEVKFVLVDPKKVELTLFNKIERHYLAKLPDTEDAIITDNAKVVNTLNSLCVEMDNRYSLLKDAMVRNIKEYNEKFRARKLNPEAGHRFLPYIILVVDEFADLIMTAGKEVEIPIARLAQLARAIGIHLIIATQRPSVNVITGLIKANFPARIAFRVTSKIDSRTILDTQGADQLIGRGDLLYTNGNDVVRVQCAFIDTPEVEKITDFIGSQKAYATAYLLPEFVGEETGINLDMDISERDTLFREAAEIIVNAQQGSASLLQRKLKLGYNRAGRLIDQLEAAGIVGPFEGSKARSVNISDLSALDQFFNNEQN from the coding sequence ATGGCAAAAACAACAAAAAAAGAAACAGTAGACAAAAAAAACGCACCAAAAACTGAGAATTTAAAATCTTGGAGACCCAACAAACAGCAACGTTTTGTTTTGGGTTGCCTTTTGGTACTATTTTCTATTGCACTATTAGTTGCATTTATCTCTTTTTACGTCAACGGACAATGGCAAACAGATCAAAGCGCCGTAAGTGAGCTTGGTGATCGCTCTGAGGTGGTACAAAACTGGCTCGGAAAATTTGGTGCTTACATGGCCGATTTGATTGTTTACAGAGGTTTTGGACTTGCTTCTTTTGTATTGGTTCGCTTATTTTTCTTAACCGGATTATTTCTGGCATTAGAAATGTCTACCAAAAGACTCAAAAGTATTTGGTTCTGGGATTTATTTGCCATCATTGTTGTTTCGGTTTTATTTGGATTTTTCGCCACATCGGCACCTGAATTAGGCGGAACAATTGGGTATGAGCTGAATTTATTCCTTCAGGATTACATCGGAAAAACAGGTACTTTACTATCCTTGCTTTTTGGATTAATCATTTACCTCATCTTTAAAATTAAATTATCTCCGGAGAAGATCCAGTCTTACTTTGATTCTACTAAAAAAGAATTCAAATCAGAACTTGGTTCCCTAAAACCACAACAGGCAGAAAGCGCTTATAATCTTGAAGAATTTGCAATTGAGGAAGATCCTGAATTAGATAACATTCATTTAAAAACAGAAGATACTCAGTTCGAAATCAACAAAGAAGCCTTAAAACCTACTATAAATCATTCATCAGAAATTGATTTGAATCCGGTTGTAAAACCTCTTCAAATGGATATAAAACCAGCAACAGTTGCGCCTGTGGTTCACACGGAAGAATTTGTTGTTGAAAAACCGGAAGAAGAAGATATTATCGAAGAAAACCTGGCTTCTCGCCTTGTGGCTGATTTTGGATTATTCGATCCAACTTTAGATCTATCAAATTATAAATTTCCAACAATCGATTTATTAAAAGAATATTCGACTGGCGGAATTACGATCAACCAGGAAGAATTAGAAGAAAATAAAAATAAAATTGTAGATACGCTTCGTAACTACAAAATAGAAATTGCCCAGATTAAAGCAACCGTTGGTCCATCGGTAACTTTATACGAAATTGTACCGGAAGCCGGAATCAGAATCTCTAAAATTAAGAGTTTGGAGGATGATATTGCTTTGTCTCTTTCGGCATTAGGAATTCGTATTATTGCGCCAATTCCAGGAAAAGGAACAATTGGTATCGAGGTTCCTAACAAGAACCCAACAATGGTTTCTATGAAAAGCGTTATTGGATCTGCGAAGTTCCAGGAAGCTGAAATGGAATTACCAATTGCTTTAGGAAAAACAATTTCGAACGAAACCTTTGTTGTTGATTTAGCTAAAATGCCTCACTTATTGATGGCGGGTGCTACAGGACAAGGAAAATCTGTTGGATTGAATGCTGTTTTAACTTCACTTTTATACAAAAAACATCCTGCCGAAGTAAAATTCGTTTTGGTGGATCCTAAAAAAGTAGAGCTTACCTTATTTAATAAAATTGAAAGACATTATTTGGCCAAACTTCCGGATACTGAAGACGCAATTATTACCGACAATGCAAAAGTGGTGAATACTTTAAATTCGCTTTGTGTTGAAATGGATAATCGTTATTCATTGTTGAAAGATGCAATGGTTCGTAATATTAAAGAATACAACGAAAAATTCAGAGCCAGAAAATTAAATCCTGAGGCCGGACACAGATTCTTACCTTATATTATATTAGTTGTCGATGAGTTCGCCGATTTGATTATGACTGCCGGTAAAGAAGTCGAAATTCCGATTGCGCGTTTGGCTCAGTTAGCACGTGCTATTGGTATTCACTTGATTATTGCCACACAAAGACCGTCTGTAAACGTTATTACAGGTTTGATTAAAGCGAATTTCCCTGCGAGAATTGCTTTTAGGGTAACATCAAAAATTGACTCGAGAACGATTCTTGACACACAAGGAGCCGATCAGTTAATTGGTCGTGGAGATTTATTATATACCAACGGAAATGATGTGGTTCGTGTACAATGTGCCTTTATCGATACTCCTGAGGTAGAAAAAATTACGGATTTTATTGGTTCGCAAAAAGCTTATGCTACAGCTTATTTGCTTCCGGAGTTTGTTGGAGAAGAAACTGGCATTAATCTTGATATGGATATTTCCGAAAGAGATACCCTATTTAGAGAAGCTGCTGAGATTATTGTCAATGCGCAACAAGGTTCAGCTTCATTATTGCAAAGAAAATTAAAATTAGGTTACAACAGAGCCGGTCGTTTGATCGATCAGCTGGAAGCAGCAGGAATTGTTGGACCGTTTGAAGGCAGTAAAGCAAGAAGTGTGAACATATCTGACTTAAGTGCTCTTGATCAATTTTTTAATAATGAACAAAATTAA
- a CDS encoding diacylglycerol kinase — protein MEFQKDNTFVTGRLKSMTYAFNGAVKLIKTEHSIMVQFSLGILMTIAGFYFHISQTEWLCQTLAIGLVLSVEGLNTAVEKIADFIHPNYHERIGFIKDIAAGAVFFAAMTAIAIGLIIYIPKFI, from the coding sequence ATGGAATTTCAAAAAGATAATACTTTTGTTACTGGCCGTTTAAAAAGCATGACATATGCGTTTAACGGAGCTGTAAAATTGATTAAGACAGAACACAGCATAATGGTTCAATTCTCATTGGGAATTTTAATGACCATTGCAGGATTCTATTTTCATATTTCTCAAACCGAATGGCTTTGTCAAACCTTAGCCATAGGTTTAGTTTTAAGTGTTGAAGGATTGAATACAGCAGTCGAAAAAATTGCTGACTTTATTCATCCTAATTATCATGAACGAATCGGGTTTATTAAAGATATTGCTGCAGGAGCGGTATTTTTTGCCGCAATGACAGCAATTGCAATCGGCTTGATCATTTATATCCCAAAATTTATCTAG
- the tpx gene encoding thiol peroxidase, with product MASITLGGNPIHTSGELPTVGSQLADFKLVQNDLSVASLSNFAGKKLVLNIFPSVDTGTCATSVRKFNESASGLENTTVLCISRDLPFAQKRFCGAEGLENVVNLSDFQAGAFGKANGLEIIDGPLAGLHSRAIIVVDENGKITHTEQVAEIANEPNYEAALAAL from the coding sequence ATGGCTTCAATAACATTAGGAGGAAATCCGATACATACTTCAGGCGAATTACCAACAGTTGGTTCTCAACTAGCTGATTTCAAATTAGTACAAAACGATTTGTCTGTTGCTTCATTAAGTAATTTCGCAGGAAAAAAATTAGTTTTAAACATTTTTCCAAGTGTTGATACAGGAACTTGTGCAACATCTGTTAGAAAATTCAACGAAAGTGCAAGCGGTTTAGAAAACACAACCGTTTTATGCATCTCTAGAGATTTACCATTTGCTCAAAAACGTTTTTGTGGAGCCGAAGGATTAGAAAATGTAGTAAACTTATCTGATTTTCAAGCTGGTGCTTTTGGTAAAGCAAACGGTTTAGAAATTATTGACGGACCTTTAGCAGGTTTACATTCAAGAGCTATTATTGTTGTTGATGAAAACGGAAAAATTACACATACGGAACAAGTTGCTGAAATCGCAAATGAGCCAAATTACGAAGCAGCTTTAGCAGCACTATAA